The following are encoded together in the Clostridium sp. BJN0013 genome:
- the spoIIIAB gene encoding stage III sporulation protein SpoIIIAB: protein MVKFLGCIMILVASTGIGIIYGESFKKRVKQLKEIQRCIYQLQNEIIYTHTPLPEAIFNTACKSVNPIMDIFRDISHMLEKNCVDSVYEAFNHTLKAREDTLNLKKEDIAALLDLSRTLGESDIEGQKKMFSLTLENIKNQIETSQILMNKNLKMCRSLGFSLGAVIVIILI, encoded by the coding sequence ATGGTGAAATTTTTAGGATGTATTATGATACTGGTTGCGTCTACAGGAATAGGCATTATATATGGAGAAAGTTTTAAAAAGAGAGTGAAACAGCTAAAAGAAATACAAAGATGTATATATCAGCTTCAAAATGAAATTATATACACTCATACACCTCTGCCAGAAGCTATTTTCAATACTGCCTGTAAAAGTGTAAATCCTATTATGGATATTTTTAGAGATATTTCTCATATGCTAGAAAAAAATTGTGTTGATAGTGTGTATGAAGCTTTTAACCATACCTTAAAGGCTAGGGAGGATACTTTGAATTTAAAAAAAGAAGATATAGCTGCCTTGTTAGATCTATCTAGAACTCTTGGGGAATCAGATATAGAGGGACAGAAAAAAATGTTTTCACTAACACTAGAAAATATAAAAAATCAAATAGAAACTTCTCAAATTTTAATGAATAAAAATTTAAAAATGTGCAGAAGTTTAGGTTTTTCATTAGGAGCTGTAATAGTGATAATTTTAATTTAG
- the spoIIIAA gene encoding stage III sporulation protein AA, translating into MKNIDTKEILNIIPESLKRAIGDLIKSPHLQEIRIRANKPLIIQLGKKEIVVQYIPKLEDLRVIVQRMSNYSIYAFEEEIKQGYITIRGGHRVGICGRCIIEKNEVKTIKDIASINIRICREIIGCSDSIMKFILKKDEVINTIIISPPKCGKTTLIRDITRNISQGIKNMGLTGKKVCVIDERSEIGACFNGIPQLNVGMRTDILDGCPKSQGIIMVIRSMSPEVIVCDEIGTYKDMDSILTALNSGVSLITSIHGYGTEDLYSRPVFKEIVENKVFKRAIVLSNREGSGTVEYIYNFLDDSIIWRP; encoded by the coding sequence ATGAAAAATATAGATACTAAAGAAATTTTAAATATTATACCAGAAAGTTTGAAGAGGGCCATAGGGGATTTAATAAAATCTCCTCATTTGCAGGAAATAAGGATAAGGGCAAATAAACCTTTAATAATACAACTGGGTAAAAAAGAAATTGTAGTTCAATATATACCTAAATTGGAAGATTTAAGGGTAATAGTTCAAAGAATGAGTAATTATTCCATTTATGCTTTTGAAGAAGAAATTAAACAGGGATATATAACTATTAGAGGCGGGCATAGAGTTGGCATATGTGGAAGGTGTATTATCGAAAAGAATGAGGTAAAAACTATAAAAGATATTGCATCAATAAATATAAGGATATGTAGAGAGATTATAGGATGTTCTGATTCTATTATGAAGTTCATTTTAAAAAAAGATGAGGTAATAAATACTATAATAATTTCTCCACCTAAATGTGGAAAAACTACCCTTATAAGAGATATTACAAGAAATATTTCTCAAGGAATAAAAAATATGGGACTTACAGGAAAAAAAGTTTGTGTAATAGATGAAAGAAGTGAAATAGGGGCTTGTTTTAATGGAATACCTCAATTAAATGTAGGTATGAGAACGGATATATTAGATGGATGTCCTAAAAGTCAGGGTATAATTATGGTCATTAGAAGCATGTCTCCAGAGGTTATAGTTTGTGATGAAATTGGAACTTATAAGGATATGGATAGCATTTTAACTGCTTTGAACTCAGGGGTAAGTTTAATTACTTCTATTCATGGTTATGGAACAGAAGATTTGTACAGTAGGCCTGTTTTTAAGGAAATAGTTGAGAATAAGGTATTTAAAAGGGCAATAGTATTAAGTAATAGAGAGGGTTCTGGTACAGTAGAATATATATATAATTTTTTAGATGATTCAATAATATGGAGGCCATAG
- a CDS encoding CD1247 N-terminal domain-containing protein: MHSIISKVSYLKGLVDGLKIDKNTNDGKVIIEIVDVLENMAEEIENISEDHKNMRTYIDCMNKDLADLQDNLYDDDYEAYKDEGENFTGIQCPNCNDMVYVDKDILERRKELTCPNCHNNIYVKDDSAKDEGE, encoded by the coding sequence GTGCATTCTATTATATCTAAAGTATCTTATCTTAAGGGTTTAGTAGATGGGTTAAAAATTGATAAAAATACTAATGATGGAAAAGTTATTATAGAAATTGTAGATGTTCTTGAAAATATGGCAGAGGAAATAGAAAACATATCTGAAGACCACAAGAATATGAGGACTTATATAGATTGTATGAATAAGGATCTGGCAGATTTACAAGATAATTTATATGATGATGATTACGAAGCTTATAAAGATGAAGGAGAAAATTTTACAGGAATTCAATGTCCAAATTGTAATGACATGGTGTATGTAGATAAGGATATATTAGAAAGAAGAAAAGAGTTAACATGTCCAAATTGCCATAACAATATATACGTTAAAGATGATAGCGCAAAAGATGAAGGAGAATAG
- the efp gene encoding elongation factor P, producing the protein MISAGDLRKGTTFEQDGQVYTVVDFLHVKPGKGAAFVRTKLRNVITGSVTDTTFNPSAKLQEAVIERKEMQYLYSDGELYYFMDQETFEQIPLEYAKVQEAIKFLKENMFAIIKFYKGEAFSVEAPNFVELQVTHTEPGVKGNTATNVLKPATLETGAVVSVPIFVNQGETIRVDTRSGEYMERV; encoded by the coding sequence ATGATATCAGCAGGAGATTTAAGAAAAGGAACTACTTTTGAACAAGATGGACAAGTGTATACAGTAGTAGACTTTCTTCATGTAAAACCAGGTAAAGGAGCAGCATTTGTAAGAACAAAACTTAGGAATGTTATAACGGGATCAGTTACTGATACTACTTTTAATCCCAGTGCTAAGTTACAAGAAGCAGTTATAGAAAGAAAGGAAATGCAATATTTGTATTCAGATGGTGAGTTGTATTATTTTATGGATCAAGAAACTTTTGAGCAAATTCCATTAGAATATGCAAAAGTGCAGGAGGCAATAAAATTTTTAAAAGAGAACATGTTTGCTATAATAAAATTTTATAAGGGAGAGGCATTTTCTGTGGAAGCTCCAAATTTTGTTGAACTTCAGGTAACCCATACGGAACCAGGAGTTAAGGGAAATACTGCTACCAATGTGTTAAAGCCAGCTACCCTTGAAACAGGAGCAGTTGTATCAGTACCTATATTTGTAAATCAAGGAGAAACTATAAGAGTTGATACAAGAAGTGGAGAATATATGGAAAGAGTTTAG
- a CDS encoding M24 family metallopeptidase, with translation MFKKRINKLRKAMDKKGIDGVLLISDANRNYLSGFTGNESFSVITSDKAFFITDSRFTEQAMQQVKDYEILEYGRGISFIDFLKDLLNKINIRRIGFEGNILSYNQYILYTNKLQCEFVPMDGIVEKLRAVKDEFEIKSIQNAARISDKAFEHIIKFIKCGMTEREIGLELEFYMKKLGAKELSFPSIVASGIRSSLPHGEATDKIINKGEFLTLDFGCIFDEYCSDMTRTVVIGEPTQKMLKIYNAVLEAQQLALKEYKPGTPAADVDSIARGHIEREGYGKYFGHGLGHGVGRQIHEAPTISFKNKGKLEVGMVVTDEPGIYIPDFGGVRIEDLLVVTEEGGKVLSKSSKELICIG, from the coding sequence GTGTTCAAAAAAAGAATTAATAAATTAAGAAAAGCCATGGATAAAAAGGGTATTGATGGGGTTTTACTCATAAGTGATGCAAATAGAAATTATTTGAGTGGATTCACAGGAAATGAAAGTTTCTCTGTTATAACTTCTGATAAAGCTTTTTTTATAACTGATTCAAGATTTACAGAACAAGCTATGCAGCAGGTTAAAGATTACGAGATATTGGAATATGGTAGAGGCATTTCATTTATAGATTTTTTAAAGGATTTATTAAATAAAATAAATATTAGAAGGATAGGATTTGAGGGAAATATACTTTCCTACAACCAATATATACTTTACACTAATAAATTACAGTGTGAATTTGTTCCTATGGATGGAATTGTAGAAAAGTTGAGGGCGGTAAAAGATGAATTTGAAATAAAATCAATACAAAATGCAGCCAGAATTTCAGACAAAGCTTTTGAACATATAATAAAATTTATAAAGTGTGGTATGACAGAGAGGGAAATAGGTTTAGAGTTAGAATTTTATATGAAAAAATTAGGAGCTAAAGAGTTGTCTTTTCCATCTATAGTTGCGTCTGGAATAAGATCCAGTCTCCCACATGGGGAAGCAACAGATAAAATTATAAATAAAGGCGAGTTTTTGACATTAGACTTTGGATGCATATTTGATGAGTACTGTTCTGATATGACAAGAACGGTTGTAATAGGCGAGCCAACGCAAAAAATGTTAAAAATATACAATGCTGTGCTGGAAGCTCAACAATTGGCTTTAAAGGAATATAAGCCTGGAACACCTGCAGCAGATGTAGACAGCATAGCCAGGGGCCATATAGAAAGAGAAGGTTATGGAAAGTATTTTGGCCACGGCCTAGGACATGGAGTGGGAAGACAGATTCATGAAGCACCTACCATATCATTTAAGAATAAGGGTAAGTTAGAAGTAGGTATGGTGGTTACAGATGAACCAGGAATATATATACCAGATTTTGGAGGAGTTAGAATAGAAGATCTATTAGTAGTTACAGAAGAAGGAGGAAAGGTTCTATCAAAATCCTCAAAAGAGTTAATATGTATAGGGTAA
- a CDS encoding competence type IV pilus minor pilin ComGF, which produces MSSIKETTKNKTKIKKGFTIIEMVIVISLTGILINLPIIAISKYMKLHREEMNYSRENFYVNEAFIIIENEMKNAKYVDIKDNMIILRRYDNKGYDYIRQNKGTAIVISYGAINSSNVNNILKDIKDFKLERREKIFYISIKMKRGDLYRRCFAIEREKLRKDSY; this is translated from the coding sequence GTGAGTTCTATAAAGGAAACTACAAAAAATAAAACAAAGATTAAAAAGGGTTTTACAATTATAGAAATGGTTATAGTTATATCATTAACAGGCATATTAATTAATCTACCAATAATTGCAATATCAAAATATATGAAATTACATAGAGAAGAAATGAATTATAGTAGGGAAAATTTTTATGTAAATGAGGCATTTATTATAATTGAAAATGAAATGAAAAATGCAAAATATGTAGATATAAAAGACAATATGATAATTTTAAGAAGATATGATAATAAAGGGTATGATTATATAAGACAAAATAAAGGCACTGCGATTGTAATTTCTTATGGAGCCATTAACTCATCTAATGTAAATAACATATTAAAGGATATAAAAGATTTTAAGTTAGAAAGACGTGAAAAAATATTTTATATATCTATAAAGATGAAAAGAGGTGATCTTTATAGGAGATGTTTTGCAATAGAAAGGGAAAAGTTAAGAAAGGATTCATATTAG
- a CDS encoding prepilin-type N-terminal cleavage/methylation domain-containing protein, whose product MSYHVCWNSLRGIQILNYIIGKVIKGNVLKKDRILVKKGFTLIEVLCSITVFSILFMTAISIQLNSFKVKKYNKDLYNSILIMEYVKNNIIYNCSYDEILYLNNMNKKYINCNDLNFESIKDDNLVDLFSDVIPGKEPYIVLDVSGKEVLKVNLQFYENMYGSIKVQECEFYKGNYKK is encoded by the coding sequence TTGTCTTACCATGTGTGTTGGAACAGCTTACGTGGAATTCAAATATTAAATTATATTATAGGTAAAGTTATTAAAGGGAATGTTCTAAAAAAAGATAGAATATTAGTAAAAAAAGGATTTACTTTAATTGAAGTGTTATGCAGTATAACAGTTTTTTCAATATTGTTCATGACAGCTATTTCTATACAATTAAATTCTTTTAAAGTAAAAAAGTATAATAAAGATTTATATAATTCTATTTTAATTATGGAATATGTTAAAAATAATATTATTTACAATTGTAGTTATGATGAAATTCTATATTTAAATAATATGAATAAAAAATATATAAACTGTAATGATTTAAATTTTGAGAGTATCAAGGATGACAATTTAGTTGATTTGTTCTCAGATGTGATACCCGGAAAAGAGCCTTACATTGTTTTGGATGTATCTGGAAAAGAAGTTTTAAAGGTAAATTTGCAATTTTATGAGAATATGTATGGCAGTATAAAAGTTCAGGAGTGTGAGTTCTATAAAGGAAACTACAAAAAATAA
- a CDS encoding type II secretion system protein codes for MMLEIKSKGFTLIELILVIGLFSMLLSFSLINMGAFSSIKNKIDVDLTGNRIVNFINNSKLYCRDKGKQGGYIYFNVRDGNITFNSGLTEISKMELPEGFTLNQVSDDNKIKIDSRGITADACSIKFKDRKGELHCLTMCVGTAYVEFKY; via the coding sequence ATGATGCTTGAGATTAAGTCAAAAGGATTTACCCTTATAGAATTGATTTTAGTAATAGGTTTATTTTCCATGCTTTTAAGTTTTAGTTTAATTAATATGGGGGCTTTTAGTAGTATAAAAAATAAAATAGATGTTGATTTAACTGGTAATAGGATTGTAAATTTTATAAATAATTCTAAGCTTTATTGTAGGGATAAAGGCAAACAAGGTGGATACATTTATTTTAATGTGAGAGACGGAAATATAACTTTTAATAGTGGTTTGACGGAAATATCTAAAATGGAATTACCAGAAGGGTTTACTTTAAATCAGGTAAGTGATGACAATAAAATAAAAATAGATAGTAGGGGTATCACCGCAGATGCCTGCAGTATAAAATTTAAAGATAGAAAAGGAGAATTGCATTGTCTTACCATGTGTGTTGGAACAGCTTACGTGGAATTCAAATATTAA
- a CDS encoding type II secretion system protein yields the protein MRRTNIFKNQKKRGFTLIELMLVVAIILILLGFLIPKFSSYQNKVKTTKAINTAKQIHTAAMASYGDNEGNFNGEDVKNYISELTSAENLQVEENLSDTQFITINYESDKNTYTLEINAEENSCIVKDGEKQIYPK from the coding sequence ATGAGAAGAACAAATATATTTAAGAATCAGAAAAAAAGAGGATTTACCCTTATAGAACTTATGTTGGTGGTGGCAATAATCTTAATTCTTTTAGGGTTTTTGATTCCTAAATTTTCATCATACCAAAATAAGGTAAAGACTACTAAAGCAATAAATACAGCTAAACAGATTCACACAGCTGCTATGGCTAGTTATGGAGATAATGAGGGAAATTTCAATGGAGAAGATGTTAAAAATTATATATCGGAACTTACTTCTGCAGAAAACCTACAGGTTGAAGAGAATTTAAGTGATACTCAGTTTATAACAATAAATTATGAAAGTGATAAAAATACATATACATTAGAAATAAATGCAGAAGAAAATTCCTGTATAGTGAAGGATGGAGAAAAGCAAATATATCCTAAGTAG
- a CDS encoding type II secretion system F family protein, whose amino-acid sequence MKKYREFLLKRTNILDISILCSQLSLMLNTGIPLFKAFEILEIQHSKSRLKLALKAVKEDVIKGNSVHESMKKVKNIFPQFMIEMIKIGEESGRLEEILKKLSLYYEKQYNIMSAVKSALAYPLLILITSMIIMIFLMTKIIPQFVDIIVAGGGEVPLLTKIVIYSCEFLRHHYVKICMASILIVVLLYKLNKNDRVKKILENIKIKAPYLGKIYMSLIIFKICSSMSILMKSGINIVKALRITGELLESRILAKKVENCVICMEQGEGIYNALSRLQINDRIFLSLIKTGETTGEMEEIFCKLEELFENDINRCFKKLTKVIEPVIIIFLSLFVGIFVMAALMPIFSIMDATL is encoded by the coding sequence GTGAAAAAATATAGAGAATTTTTATTAAAAAGAACCAACATATTGGATATAAGCATTTTATGCAGTCAATTAAGTCTTATGCTAAATACAGGGATACCTTTATTTAAGGCATTTGAAATTTTAGAAATTCAACATAGTAAAAGCAGGCTTAAATTGGCTTTAAAGGCTGTGAAAGAAGATGTTATAAAGGGAAACAGTGTACATGAAAGTATGAAGAAAGTTAAGAATATATTTCCACAATTTATGATTGAGATGATTAAAATTGGAGAAGAATCAGGGAGATTAGAGGAAATATTAAAAAAACTGTCATTATATTATGAAAAACAATATAATATAATGTCTGCTGTAAAGAGTGCCCTTGCATATCCTCTGTTAATTTTAATAACGAGTATGATTATAATGATATTTTTAATGACTAAAATAATACCCCAATTTGTGGATATTATAGTGGCTGGAGGGGGTGAAGTACCTCTTTTAACTAAAATAGTCATATATAGTTGTGAATTTTTAAGACATCATTATGTAAAAATATGTATGGCATCCATTTTAATAGTGGTTTTATTATATAAGCTTAATAAAAATGACAGAGTAAAAAAAATTTTAGAAAATATTAAAATAAAAGCTCCTTATTTAGGGAAAATATACATGAGTTTAATTATTTTTAAAATATGTTCTTCCATGTCCATACTTATGAAATCAGGAATAAATATAGTTAAAGCTTTGAGAATTACAGGAGAATTATTAGAAAGTAGAATTTTAGCTAAAAAAGTAGAAAATTGTGTAATATGTATGGAGCAGGGAGAAGGTATATATAATGCTTTAAGTAGATTGCAGATAAATGACAGAATATTTTTATCTCTCATTAAAACAGGTGAGACAACAGGTGAAATGGAAGAAATATTTTGTAAGCTTGAAGAGTTGTTTGAAAACGATATAAATAGGTGTTTTAAAAAATTAACTAAGGTTATAGAACCTGTTATAATAATATTTTTATCTTTATTTGTAGGAATATTTGTTATGGCGGCTCTTATGCCGATTTTTAGTATAATGGATGCTACTTTGTAA
- a CDS encoding GspE/PulE family protein, whose amino-acid sequence MFSVELEYINIEDIVLDTEIVKKIPEEIARDNCLIALKKINEKFVIVIGKKLNFPLIEQLKFILGSELSFFRSNQKKIYQLINTYYCRQNLDHALKDIKFNKNISELTVNFTSYRNKFQNSPVVKAINYIIDKAIDERASDLHIEPFQSSVTIRMRIDGIIGEYIKIPLNVYPLLCARIKIMADMNIAEKRMPQDGKIKYVKQKLNYDLRVSTLPTIYGEKIVIRILYKDESIKHLDTLGFLKEDEKKIRNMISKSHGLILAVGPTGSGKSTTLYSILNTINKYEKNIVSIEDPVEYTVDNVNQVNVNSKIGLDFAQGLRSILRQDPDIIMLGEIRDEETAHIAIRAAVTGHLVMSTLHTNDAFESIVRLKDMGIAGYFIEDALIGIISQRLVRKICPHCKTKYVPSSREVKELNLLSTDVLYRGEGCIKCNYVGYKGRTVIYEIVHSSDIEKGCLKSNISNIEEKVRKSNIVSLRQNCIQLIRSGITTYEEFLRISF is encoded by the coding sequence ATGTTTTCTGTGGAATTAGAATATATAAATATTGAAGACATTGTTTTAGACACAGAAATAGTTAAAAAAATACCAGAAGAGATAGCCAGAGATAATTGCTTGATAGCTTTAAAAAAAATTAATGAAAAATTTGTGATAGTCATAGGCAAGAAATTGAATTTTCCATTGATAGAACAGTTAAAATTTATATTGGGCAGTGAATTATCATTTTTTAGATCAAATCAAAAGAAAATATATCAGTTAATAAATACTTATTATTGTAGACAAAATTTAGATCATGCCTTAAAAGACATAAAGTTCAATAAAAACATTTCAGAATTGACAGTAAACTTCACATCTTACAGAAATAAATTTCAAAATTCTCCAGTGGTAAAGGCCATTAATTACATAATAGATAAAGCCATAGATGAAAGGGCCAGTGACCTGCATATAGAACCCTTTCAAAGCAGTGTAACTATAAGGATGAGAATAGATGGAATAATAGGAGAGTATATAAAAATTCCTCTAAATGTATACCCACTTTTATGTGCCAGAATAAAAATAATGGCAGATATGAATATCGCAGAAAAGAGAATGCCTCAGGATGGCAAGATAAAGTATGTTAAACAAAAACTAAACTATGATTTAAGAGTTTCTACACTTCCTACTATATATGGAGAAAAAATAGTTATAAGAATCTTATATAAAGATGAAAGTATAAAGCATTTGGATACTCTGGGTTTCTTAAAAGAAGATGAAAAAAAAATAAGAAATATGATTTCTAAAAGCCATGGACTTATTTTAGCTGTAGGTCCTACTGGTTCTGGAAAATCTACAACTTTATATTCTATACTAAATACTATAAATAAATATGAAAAGAATATAGTCAGCATAGAAGATCCTGTGGAATATACTGTAGACAATGTAAATCAGGTAAATGTAAACAGTAAAATAGGACTGGATTTTGCACAGGGACTTAGAAGTATATTGAGGCAGGATCCAGATATAATAATGCTTGGAGAGATACGAGATGAAGAAACAGCACATATAGCTATAAGGGCGGCAGTAACAGGGCATTTAGTTATGAGCACACTTCATACAAATGATGCCTTTGAATCCATAGTAAGACTCAAGGATATGGGAATAGCGGGATATTTTATTGAAGATGCATTAATAGGAATAATATCCCAGAGATTAGTTAGAAAAATATGTCCCCATTGTAAGACTAAATATGTGCCTTCATCTAGAGAAGTTAAAGAATTGAATTTACTTTCTACTGATGTATTGTATAGGGGAGAAGGGTGCATAAAATGCAATTATGTGGGATATAAGGGAAGAACGGTGATCTATGAAATAGTTCATAGTAGTGATATTGAAAAAGGATGTTTAAAAAGTAATATTTCTAATATTGAAGAGAAGGTTAGAAAATCAAATATAGTTTCACTTAGACAGAATTGTATACAACTTATTAGATCAGGGATTACCACCTATGAAGAATTTCTGAGGATAAGTTTTTAG
- the dapF gene encoding diaminopimelate epimerase — protein sequence MKFTKMHGTGNDFIVIDDRENRFLGKEEELGLRLCNRHFSIGADGILIVRNSNIAPIKMVIINSDGSYASMCGNGIRCFAKYVWEENLVKDTALKIETGDGIKEAFLTIKNGKVEEVTIDMGIPSFVPEKVPVEFKEEVIEKEVEIKGKRYIITTLFMGVPHTVIFGKLKDYDVAEGKYIEKYPIFTQGTNVNFCEIVNKKEVKVKTWERGAGPTLACGTGSCACVVAAHKIGLTEEKVKVTVPGGILLIEIKKNNNVFMTGAAVVCFKGEYDI from the coding sequence ATGAAATTTACTAAAATGCATGGAACAGGAAATGACTTTATAGTCATTGACGATAGAGAAAATAGATTTTTAGGAAAAGAAGAAGAGCTTGGTTTAAGGCTTTGTAATAGACATTTTAGTATAGGGGCAGATGGAATATTAATAGTAAGAAATAGTAATATTGCGCCTATTAAAATGGTAATAATAAATTCAGATGGTTCTTATGCCTCTATGTGTGGAAATGGGATAAGATGTTTTGCAAAATATGTATGGGAGGAGAATTTAGTAAAGGATACGGCTTTAAAAATTGAAACAGGAGATGGAATAAAAGAGGCTTTTTTAACTATAAAAAATGGGAAAGTAGAAGAAGTTACCATTGATATGGGAATACCTTCTTTTGTTCCAGAAAAAGTACCTGTTGAATTTAAAGAAGAAGTTATAGAAAAAGAAGTAGAAATTAAAGGTAAAAGGTATATTATAACTACTTTATTTATGGGAGTTCCTCATACAGTTATATTTGGTAAGCTTAAAGATTATGATGTAGCTGAGGGAAAATACATTGAAAAGTACCCTATATTTACTCAGGGAACCAATGTTAATTTTTGTGAAATTGTAAACAAGAAAGAGGTGAAAGTAAAAACTTGGGAGAGAGGTGCTGGACCTACTTTAGCTTGTGGCACAGGAAGTTGTGCATGTGTTGTAGCTGCACATAAAATAGGACTTACAGAAGAAAAAGTTAAAGTTACAGTTCCAGGAGGAATACTTTTAATAGAAATAAAAAAGAATAATAATGTATTCATGACAGGGGCGGCAGTAGTTTGTTTTAAAGGGGAATATGATATTTAA